A genomic region of Capra hircus breed San Clemente chromosome 19, ASM170441v1, whole genome shotgun sequence contains the following coding sequences:
- the LOC106503179 gene encoding peptidyl-prolyl cis-trans isomerase A-like, with protein sequence MCQGGDFICHKGTGGKSIYGENFDDEHFNLKHMGPGILSMANVGPNTNDSQFFICTVKTDCLDGKHVVLGKVKEGMNIVEDMECLGSWNGKISKITITDCG encoded by the coding sequence ATGTGCCAGGGTGGTGACTTCATATGCCATAAAGGCACTGGTGGCAAGTCCATCTATGGGGAGAATTTTGATGATGAGCATTTCAACCTTAAGCATATGGGTCCTGGCATCTTGTCCATGGCAAACGTTGGCCCCAACACAAATGATTCCCAGTTTTTCATCTGCACTGTCAAGACTGATTGCTTGGATGGCAAGCATGTGGTCCTTGGCAAGGTGAAAGAGGGCATGAATATTGTAGAAGACATGGAGTGCCTTGGATCCTGGAATGGCAAGATCAGCAAGATCACCATTACTGACTGTGGATAG